In a single window of the Euryarchaeota archaeon genome:
- a CDS encoding ABC transporter ATP-binding protein yields MTDPTPIVRIEDLSLVFHTYVGDVKALDRVTLDIRRDETLGLVGESGCGKSVTALSLLRLNPVPPAEYTSGTITFTPERGPRKDILRLRETELRTLRGNDISMIFQEPMTSLNPVMRIGDQIAEAVLEHQDLGVTPLTGLERALESRKLLLTNKLRERRRRALDVADAMLRRIGIPDSRAILSRFPHELSGGMRQRVMIAMAIACKPDLLIADEPTTALDVTIQAQIMELIKDLKREERASILLITHHLGLVAEICDRVAVMYAGSVVETATTRDMFHAPRHPYTVGLLKSIPELQAGREPLPVIAGFVPDLIDPPQGCRFHPRCPYAIDVCRSERPPMFDAGEDHRVACHLYDGAHDVPRELGEAAGVGRPGRSR; encoded by the coding sequence TTGACCGACCCCACGCCCATTGTCCGCATCGAGGATCTTTCCCTCGTCTTCCACACGTACGTGGGCGACGTGAAGGCCCTCGACCGCGTGACGCTTGACATCAGGCGCGACGAGACCCTGGGCCTTGTCGGCGAAAGCGGCTGCGGCAAGAGCGTCACGGCGTTGTCCCTTCTGCGGCTCAACCCCGTCCCGCCCGCCGAGTACACGAGCGGAACGATCACCTTCACGCCCGAACGGGGCCCCCGCAAGGACATCCTCCGGCTTCGGGAAACGGAGTTACGGACCCTTCGCGGAAACGACATCAGCATGATCTTCCAGGAACCGATGACGAGCCTCAACCCCGTCATGCGCATCGGCGACCAGATCGCGGAGGCGGTGCTCGAGCATCAGGACCTCGGTGTCACGCCCCTCACCGGGCTGGAGCGGGCCCTTGAATCGCGGAAGCTGCTTCTCACGAACAAGCTTCGCGAGCGTCGCCGGAGGGCGCTCGACGTCGCTGACGCGATGCTTCGTCGCATAGGGATCCCCGATTCACGGGCCATCCTGTCGCGGTTCCCGCACGAGTTGTCGGGGGGGATGCGGCAGCGCGTCATGATAGCCATGGCGATCGCCTGCAAACCCGACCTCCTTATCGCGGACGAGCCTACCACGGCGCTCGACGTGACCATCCAGGCGCAGATAATGGAACTTATCAAGGACCTCAAACGCGAGGAGCGCGCCAGCATCCTGCTCATAACCCACCACCTGGGACTCGTCGCCGAGATCTGCGACCGGGTCGCGGTGATGTACGCGGGTAGCGTCGTGGAGACGGCGACGACGCGCGACATGTTCCACGCGCCACGTCACCCGTACACGGTGGGCCTGCTCAAGTCGATCCCCGAGCTTCAGGCGGGTCGCGAGCCGCTGCCCGTGATCGCCGGTTTCGTGCCCGACCTCATCGATCCACCGCAAGGCTGCCGGTTCCATCCGCGCTGTCCATACGCGATCGATGTCTGCCGATCGGAAAGGCCCCCGATGTTCGACGCAGGGGAAGACCACCGGGTCGCGTGCCACCTCTACGACGGCGCGCACGATGTGCCTCGCGAACTTGGCGAAGCGGCAGGCGTGGGGCGACCAGGGAGGTCCCGGTGA
- a CDS encoding twin-arginine translocase TatA/TatE family subunit, which produces MLNELPPIFAFNLGPAEIGLLLVVIVLLFGANKIPELARSVGKAKGEYEKGKRELEQELRRAESTETAQRAGPTDDEEKEDPEEKARMGGLAQKRANGSE; this is translated from the coding sequence ATGCTGAACGAACTGCCGCCAATATTCGCCTTCAACCTCGGCCCCGCTGAGATCGGACTCCTCCTCGTCGTCATCGTCCTCCTTTTCGGAGCGAACAAGATCCCCGAGCTTGCCCGCAGCGTCGGCAAGGCGAAGGGCGAGTACGAGAAGGGAAAGCGCGAACTGGAGCAGGAACTGAGACGCGCAGAGTCGACAGAGACGGCGCAGCGGGCCGGTCCCACAGACGACGAAGAAAAAGAGGATCCGGAAGAGAAAGCCCGCATGGGAGGTCTTGCCCAGAAACGCGCGAACGGGAGCGAGTGA
- a CDS encoding dipeptide ABC transporter ATP-binding protein gives MAGGLARALLLEVDGLRKEFPVRRSMLGASAASVKAVDGVSFKVERGKTLGLVGESGCGKTTVGRTVLRLAEPTAGRILYDGADVTTVRGRELRRIRRRLQIVFQDPMSSLDPRMTIRDTLAEPMHFAAGLTRHEIEERVPELLRKVGLNRDHADRYPHEFSGGQRQRIGIARALATGPEFIVLDEPTSALDVSVQAQILNLLRELQAELHLTYLFISHDLSVIRHMADDVAVMYLGKIVELGPVETTFEDPQHPYTQALFSAVPVPDPERRAGRIILKGDVPSPMDPPRGCRFHPRCPRARPDCALSEPELEEKAIGQRAACFYPGKA, from the coding sequence ATGGCTGGCGGCCTCGCTCGCGCCCTGCTCCTTGAAGTCGATGGGCTAAGAAAGGAATTCCCGGTACGACGCAGCATGCTGGGGGCGAGCGCCGCAAGCGTGAAAGCGGTCGACGGCGTGAGTTTCAAGGTCGAACGCGGCAAGACGCTTGGGCTCGTCGGCGAGAGCGGATGCGGCAAGACCACGGTGGGCCGGACCGTCCTTCGACTCGCGGAGCCCACGGCGGGCCGCATACTGTACGACGGTGCGGACGTGACGACCGTCCGTGGACGTGAGCTACGCCGGATACGGCGAAGGCTCCAGATCGTCTTCCAAGATCCGATGTCGAGCCTCGATCCCCGGATGACGATCCGTGACACCCTTGCCGAGCCCATGCATTTCGCCGCGGGCCTCACCCGTCACGAGATAGAGGAGCGCGTTCCGGAGCTCCTGCGGAAAGTGGGTCTCAACCGGGACCACGCGGACCGCTACCCGCACGAGTTCTCCGGCGGCCAACGACAGAGGATAGGGATCGCGAGGGCGCTGGCCACGGGCCCGGAGTTCATAGTCCTCGACGAACCGACGAGCGCGCTCGACGTGAGCGTGCAGGCACAGATCTTGAACCTGCTACGGGAACTGCAAGCAGAGCTTCATCTCACTTACCTCTTCATCAGTCATGATCTATCGGTGATCCGGCACATGGCCGACGACGTGGCCGTGATGTACTTGGGCAAGATCGTGGAACTAGGCCCCGTGGAGACGACGTTCGAGGATCCGCAGCACCCCTACACGCAGGCCCTTTTCAGCGCCGTTCCCGTGCCCGACCCGGAGCGCCGGGCCGGACGCATCATCCTTAAGGGCGACGTCCCGTCCCCCATGGATCCGCCGCGCGGGTGCCGGTTCCACCCACGCTGCCCCCGGGCGCGTCCCGATTGCGCCCTGTCGGAACCGGAGCTGGAAGAGAAGGCCATTGGCCAACGGGCGGCCTGTTTCTACCCGGGGAAAGCGTAG
- a CDS encoding NAD(P)/FAD-dependent oxidoreductase gives MSETVVVLGGGVGGLVAATRLRERLPREHRVVLVDRTGQHQFAPSFLWLMTGDREPARLSRDLRVLERRGIRVVVAEVEGIDLAQKEVRTTGETLRYDHLVVSLGAELASETVPGLAEAGETFYTLPGATRLRDKLRAFKGGRLVVLVAATPFKCPAAPYEAALLLESHLRRRRLRAKVELDVYTPEKLPMAVAGPAVGTALRGMLEARGIRFHPEHKVKTARPEDRLIVFENGAQAAYDLLAYVPPHRAPRVAREADLTNGSGWVSVDAGTLVTKHPAVHAIGDLAAVKLPSGLFLPKAGVFAHAEAEVVANNIAVEITGRGTSRRFDGHGYCWVETGEGKAAFGSGDFYAAPVAKVKLRAPTRYWHWGKLLFEKYWLWKWF, from the coding sequence GTGAGCGAGACCGTAGTCGTCCTCGGCGGGGGCGTGGGCGGGCTTGTCGCGGCCACGAGATTGCGTGAGCGGCTGCCCCGAGAGCACCGCGTCGTCCTCGTTGACCGCACGGGCCAGCACCAGTTCGCGCCATCGTTCCTGTGGCTCATGACGGGCGACCGAGAACCCGCACGCCTTTCTCGCGACCTCCGCGTGCTCGAACGCAGGGGCATCCGCGTCGTGGTGGCGGAGGTCGAGGGGATCGACCTCGCGCAGAAGGAAGTCCGAACGACCGGCGAAACTCTTCGCTACGACCACCTGGTCGTGAGCTTGGGCGCGGAACTCGCGTCCGAAACGGTGCCGGGCCTCGCCGAGGCCGGCGAGACCTTCTACACGCTCCCGGGTGCTACGCGCCTACGGGACAAGCTCCGAGCGTTCAAGGGCGGCCGCCTGGTCGTCCTCGTCGCCGCCACGCCCTTCAAATGTCCCGCCGCACCCTACGAAGCGGCGCTCCTTCTTGAGTCCCACCTACGCCGACGCCGCCTACGAGCGAAAGTCGAGTTGGACGTGTACACGCCCGAGAAGCTCCCCATGGCCGTGGCAGGTCCAGCAGTCGGGACCGCGCTTCGCGGCATGCTGGAAGCGCGCGGTATCCGGTTCCACCCCGAGCACAAGGTGAAGACGGCCCGCCCCGAGGATCGGCTCATCGTCTTCGAGAACGGAGCGCAAGCGGCCTACGATCTATTGGCCTACGTGCCCCCGCACCGGGCTCCGCGCGTCGCGCGCGAAGCGGACCTCACGAACGGGTCCGGCTGGGTCAGCGTGGACGCAGGCACCTTGGTCACGAAGCACCCGGCCGTGCACGCGATCGGGGACCTGGCGGCGGTGAAGCTACCCTCGGGCCTCTTCCTCCCGAAGGCCGGCGTCTTCGCCCATGCAGAGGCCGAGGTCGTGGCGAACAACATCGCCGTCGAGATCACGGGCAGGGGGACATCCCGCCGCTTCGATGGCCATGGCTACTGTTGGGTCGAGACGGGCGAAGGCAAGGCCGCCTTCGGGAGCGGCGATTTCTACGCGGCGCCAGTGGCGAAGGTCAAGCTGCGCGCGCCGACGCGATACTGGCACTGGGGGAAGCTGCTGTTCGAGAAATACTGGCTATGGAAGTGGTTCTGA
- a CDS encoding YHS domain-containing protein: protein MAKDPVCGMSVDERTAAFTTMLGDVSYYFCSEHCRVSFDNNPAPYLSLAGDPHWRPARRRA from the coding sequence ATGGCGAAAGACCCGGTCTGCGGCATGAGCGTCGACGAGCGGACGGCGGCCTTCACGACGATGCTTGGCGACGTTTCCTACTACTTCTGTTCCGAGCATTGTAGGGTCTCCTTCGACAACAACCCTGCTCCGTACCTTTCATTGGCGGGCGATCCGCACTGGCGACCGGCAAGGCGGCGCGCATAA
- a CDS encoding DsrE family protein — MRIGIVLSTNEPEMAWNALRFGVTAVKSGHTVKLFLLARGVEVETIRDARFDVAGQLGAFVSAGGRVFACGTCLTQRNMEATEACPASSMKELLAIVAESDKVLTFG; from the coding sequence ATGCGGATAGGAATAGTTCTTTCCACAAATGAACCGGAAATGGCGTGGAACGCCCTACGTTTTGGCGTGACGGCCGTCAAGAGCGGGCATACTGTGAAACTGTTCCTCCTCGCGCGCGGCGTCGAGGTCGAGACGATCAGGGATGCCCGATTCGACGTCGCCGGTCAGCTGGGGGCGTTCGTATCGGCAGGCGGCCGCGTCTTCGCGTGCGGGACCTGCCTCACGCAGCGGAACATGGAGGCGACCGAGGCGTGTCCCGCGTCTTCCATGAAGGAGCTCCTGGCGATAGTGGCGGAGTCAGACAAGGTGCTCACGTTCGGGTAA
- a CDS encoding enoyl-CoA hydratase/isomerase family protein produces MPVIRQTNGHVLLLTIDRPEAMNALDPETSDALTTEWLRFRDDEALRVAVLTGAGDKAFSAGIDLKRLGEWYGRVPPERRREVWDREPGLGGITRNLDVGKPVIAAINGHCLGGGLELALACDMRIASEKATFALPELKWGIIPGQGGTQRLPRTVAPGHALEMVLSGTAISARRAYEIGLVNAVTAPAELIPSALRLAETIACNPPRAVKAAREAVLRGRDMPLAQSLGLERSLAEPLDEAFEDRVG; encoded by the coding sequence GTGCCCGTAATACGCCAGACGAATGGTCACGTGCTTCTGTTGACGATCGACCGCCCCGAGGCGATGAACGCGCTCGACCCCGAAACGAGCGACGCGCTCACCACCGAATGGCTGCGTTTCCGGGACGACGAGGCACTCCGCGTCGCGGTCCTCACAGGTGCGGGCGACAAGGCCTTCTCGGCAGGCATCGACTTGAAGAGACTGGGGGAATGGTATGGTCGTGTCCCACCGGAGCGGCGCCGCGAAGTGTGGGACCGGGAACCAGGCCTCGGTGGGATCACCCGCAACCTCGACGTCGGCAAACCCGTCATCGCCGCCATCAACGGCCACTGCCTCGGCGGCGGACTCGAACTCGCCCTCGCCTGCGACATGCGGATCGCGAGTGAGAAGGCCACGTTTGCGCTGCCCGAGCTGAAGTGGGGCATCATCCCGGGCCAGGGAGGGACCCAGCGGTTGCCGCGGACTGTCGCTCCCGGTCACGCGCTCGAAATGGTCCTCTCGGGAACGGCGATCAGCGCCCGGAGGGCATACGAGATCGGCCTCGTGAACGCCGTCACGGCGCCCGCCGAACTCATCCCGAGTGCGCTCCGGTTGGCCGAAACCATCGCGTGTAATCCGCCCCGCGCCGTGAAAGCCGCGCGTGAGGCGGTGCTACGAGGGCGTGACATGCCGCTTGCGCAATCGTTGGGTCTTGAGCGATCGCTCGCCGAACCGTTGGATGAAGCGTTCGAAGATCGGGTCGGCTAG
- a CDS encoding DoxX family membrane protein: MTVKKTDSTTVSNIEYVTDPPFVRDILDGTKWAWAWVVIRLYLGYEWVNAGLHKVGDPKWVGDGTALKAFWERAVAMPAAPGRPPISFDWYRDFINFLVAGGHYSWFAKVVVAGELLIGVALIVGAFVGIAACFGAFMNWNFMMAGTASSNPMLLLLAILLILAWKTAGWIGLDRYLLPMLGTPWRPGKVFTKGEGR, from the coding sequence ATGACCGTCAAGAAGACCGACTCCACGACAGTGTCGAACATCGAATACGTCACGGATCCGCCGTTCGTCCGTGACATCCTCGACGGGACGAAATGGGCATGGGCGTGGGTCGTCATCCGCCTCTATCTCGGCTATGAGTGGGTCAACGCGGGCCTTCATAAGGTGGGAGACCCAAAGTGGGTGGGCGACGGGACGGCGTTGAAGGCCTTCTGGGAGCGCGCGGTGGCCATGCCTGCCGCACCGGGGAGACCCCCGATATCCTTCGACTGGTACCGCGATTTCATCAACTTCCTCGTCGCCGGCGGCCACTACTCGTGGTTCGCGAAGGTGGTCGTCGCGGGCGAACTACTCATCGGGGTAGCGCTCATCGTGGGCGCTTTCGTGGGGATAGCGGCGTGCTTTGGGGCCTTCATGAACTGGAACTTCATGATGGCAGGCACCGCCAGCAGCAATCCCATGCTCTTACTGCTTGCGATCCTCCTCATCCTCGCGTGGAAGACCGCGGGTTGGATCGGACTCGACAGGTACCTCCTGCCGATGCTCGGGACGCCTTGGCGACCCGGGAAGGTCTTCACCAAGGGGGAGGGCCGCTGA
- a CDS encoding winged helix-turn-helix transcriptional regulator: protein MDRDPLDEMHAELCKVFTSPARIRILGHLRDGERSVGDLAEVIGLPQPNVSQHLTVMRSRGMVTTRKAGATVYYRLANPKILKAFDIIREVLDENLSEVGRLGKRGR from the coding sequence ATGGATCGGGACCCTTTGGACGAAATGCACGCGGAACTCTGTAAGGTCTTCACGAGCCCCGCGCGAATCCGGATACTCGGCCACCTGCGGGACGGCGAGCGGTCCGTGGGCGACCTCGCCGAGGTCATTGGACTCCCCCAACCCAACGTCTCCCAACACCTTACGGTCATGAGGAGCCGCGGGATGGTAACGACCCGCAAGGCGGGCGCCACCGTGTACTATCGCCTCGCCAACCCCAAGATCCTGAAGGCGTTCGACATCATCCGCGAAGTCTTGGATGAGAACCTCTCCGAAGTCGGCCGGCTGGGCAAGCGAGGTCGATGA